DNA from Toxoplasma gondii ME49 chromosome X, whole genome shotgun sequence:
CGCTAAACCGGCACATGTTTAGACCTACACTGGGGAAAGGTTGTGTTTACTGCGTATGGAgagccttttctcttcatcGGTGTCTTATTCTGCACTTTCACAAAGTACCTTCGACGAGAGTACCCGCAGTATGTTTTACCGTTCGTGTTCGAGAGATATCGTACGTCTTCCATGGGCATGAGTGCGAAGTGGTGCTTAGCATTCGTCACTGCAGCCTAAACAAAAACTCATCAAGCAAATACCAACAGGATTATACGATTCTCCGCCCCATCAGTTCGTAAACGACTGGACAAACGGACGGTAGGCGTAGCAACACCGTCACTGCATGGTGCAAGTAGACGAGCGAGTTTCTACGCCCACACGCTGTACGCAACATCTTGAAAGCCCAGAAAAAAGTAGATGGATCTAGATACAACGAACACGCGACACAAATTTAATTAAAAACGAATCTCCCCTAGGTTACCACCGGACACCCAGCGCAGCCGCTCCTCAGAAAGCGTCAAAGCCAGTCATTGCGAGGAGCGCGATCGGCAAAAGCGCTTCCAGCTTCGTGCCTccgaggagaggcagcaacTTGAGGAGAGGCAACAGGTCGCCGCCTGTGTTCAGCTTGAGCAGATCCAAAGCCTTCGGTGCCACGAGCGCCAAAAGCAACAACTTCTTCATGTTGACGTCACCGAATCCATTGCCGCCAGTAGTCCTCAGCAGCAAGGCCTTCGATGCAAATGCCAATAAGAGCTTCGGCTTCTGATCCAACAACAACCTGGCAACTGGAGCCGCCAACTTGAGCGGAACCAGAACAAACTTGAAGAAAGCCTTGGCCATCGCCACACACGCAATCTTTGACGAAACAATATTCTCCAGCTCCATCGCCAAACCCAAAAGCGCCTTCAAATGGTACTCGTCGAAATCAGCTGTATCTGGTGCCACCAGACCGTCCACGTTCATtgcctctcttgctctctccatCATGCTTGCGACTTCACTGACGACGCCAGCTGGAACCAACACCGTGTCGACGAatgcagctgcagagtcCCCACTCTCAGGGTCGGCACTCGTCCACGCTCCAATGTCTCTCGCCATGGCGACCACGtccgctctcgcctccattCCTCGCCTCAACTCACTCGCCGCGTCCACGCCCGCCGCCGACTCTTCTTCAACAGTCGTCCAAGACTCCACCACATAGTCCACAATAGCCATCTCGTCGCCACTCACTCCTTCCGACGTCGACTCCACGTTGATTCTTCCTGAAGACAGCTTCTGACTCAAGAGAGCCTTGAGAAACCCGGCTGCCTCAGCACCTTCGAAAGCAGTCATTGCGAGGAGCGCGATCGGCAAAAGCGCTTCCAGCTTCGTGCCTccgaggagaggcagcaacTTGAGGAGAGGCAACAGGTCGCCGCCTGTGTTCAGCTTGAGCAGATCCAAAGCCTTCGGTGCCACGAGCGCCAAAAGCAACAACTTCTTCATGTTGTCGTCACCGAATCCGTTGCCGCCAGTAGTCCTCAGCAGCAAGGCCTTCGATGCAAATGCCAATAAGAGCTTCGGCTTCTGATCCAACAACAACCTGGCAACTGGAGCCGCCAACTTGAGCGGAACCAGAACAAACTTGAAGAAAGCCTTGGCCATCGCCACACACGCAATCTTTGACGAAACAATATTCTCCAGCTCCATCGCCAAACCCAAAAGCGCCTTCAAATGATACTCGTCGAAATCAGCTGTATCTGGTGCCACCAGACCGTCCACGTTCATtgcctctcttgctctctccatCATGCTTGCGACTTCACTGACGACGCCAGCTGGAACCAACACCGTGTCGACGAatgcagctgcagagtcCCCACTCTCAGGGTCGGCACTCGTCCACGCTCCAATGTCTCTCGCCATGGCGACCACGtccgctctcgcctccattCCTCGCCTCAACTCACTCGCCGCGTCCACGCCCGCCGCCGACTCTTCTTCAACAGTCGTCCAAGACTCCACCACATAGTCCACAATAGCCATCTCGTCGCCACTCACTCCTTCCGACGTCGACTCCACGTTGATTCTTCCTGAAGACAGCTTCTGACTCAAGAGAGCCTTGAGAAACCCGGCTGCCTCAGCACCTTCGAAAGCAGTCATTGCGAGGAGCGCGATCGGCAAAAGCGCTTCCAGCTTCGTGCCTccgaggagaggcagcaacTTGAGGAGAGGCAACAGGTCGCCGCCTGTGTTCAGCTTGAGCAGATCCAAAGCCTTCGGTGCCACGAGCGCCAAAAGCAACAACTTCTTCATGTTGTCGTCACCGAATCCGTTGCCGCCAGTAGTCCTCAGCAGCAAGGCCTTCGATGCAAATGCCAATAAGAGCTTCGGCTTCTGATCCAACAACAACCTGGCAACTGGAGCCGCCAACTTGAGCGGAACCAGAACAAACTTGAAGAAAGCCTTGGCCATCGCCACACACGCAATCTTTGACGAAACAATATTCTCCAGCTCCATCGCCAAACCCAAAAGCGCCTTCAAATGGTACTCGTCGAAATCAGCTGTATCTGGTGCCACCAGACCGTCCACGTTCATtgcctctcttgctctctccatCATGCTTGCGACTTCACTGACGACGCCAGCTGGAACCAACACCGTGTCGACGAatgcagctgcagagtcCCCACTCTCAGGGTCGGCACTCGTCCACGCTCCAATGTCTCTCGCCATGGCGACCACGtccgctctcgcctccattCCTCGCCTCAACTCACTCGCCGCGTCCACGCCCGCCGCCGACTCTTCTTCAACAGTCGTCCAAGACTCCACCACATAGTCCACAATAGCCATCTCGTCGCCACTCACTCCTTCCGACGTCGACTCCACGTTGATTCTTCCTGAAGACAGCTTCTGACTCAAGAGAGCCTTGAGAAACCCGGCTGCCTCAGCACCTTCGAAAGCAGTCATTGCGAGGAGCGCGATCGGCAAAAGCGCTTCCAGCTTCGTGCCT
Protein-coding regions in this window:
- a CDS encoding hypothetical protein (encoded by transcript TGME49_234165), which encodes MVSKIFAPSRLLRTEEPSKLQEYKPRLQYTEDPTRLRDNTDKAQHTIPQRILAIQESEEDLTHPHHAHSDDDTDTSPESTHRLAIVDAASELRRGMEARADVVAMARDIGAWTSADPESGDSAAAFVDTVLVPAGVVSEVASMMERAREAMNVDGLVAPDTADFDEYHLKALLGLAMELENIVSSKIACVAMAKAFFKFVLVPLKLAAPVARLLLDQKPKLLLAFASKALLLRTTGGNGFGDDNMKKLLLLALVAPKALDLLKLNTGGDLLPLLKLLPLLGGTKLEALLPIALLAMTAFEGAEAAGFLKALLSQKLSSGRINVESTSEGVSGDEMAIVDYVVESWTTVEEESAAGVDAASELRRGMEARADVVAMARDIGAWTSADPESGDSAAAFVDTVLVPAGVVSEVASMMERAREAMNVDGLVAPDTADFDEYHLKALLGLAMELENIVSSKIACVAMAKAFFKFVLVPLKLAAPVARLLLDQKPKLLLAFASKALLLRTTGGNGFGDDNMKKLLLLALVAPKALDLLKLNTGGDLLPLLKLLPLLGGTKLEALLPIALLAMTAFEGAEAAGFLKALLSQKLSSGRINVESTSEGVSGDEMAIVDYVVESWTTVEEESAAGVDAASELRRGMEARADVVAMARDIGAWTSADPESGDSAAAFVDTVLVPAGVVSEVASMMERAREAMNVDGLVAPDTADFDEYHLKALLGLAMELENIVSSKIACVAMAKAFFKFVLVPLKLAAPVARLLLDQKPKLLLAFASKALLLRTTGGNGFGDDNMKKLLLLALVAPKALDLLKLNTGGDLLPLLKLLPLLGGTKLEALLPIALLAMTAFEGAEAAGFLKALLSQKLSSGRINVESTSEGVSGDEMAIVDYVVESWTTVEEESAAGVDAASELRRGMEARADVVAMARDIGAWTSADPESGDSAAAFVDTVLVPAGVVSEVASMMERAREAMNVDGLVAPDTADFDEYHLKALLGLAMELENIVSSKIACVAMAKAFFKFVLVPLKLAAPVARLLLDQKPKLLLAFASKALLLRTTGGNGFGDVNMKKLLLLALVAPKALDLLKLNTGGDLLPLLKLLPLLGGTKLEALLPIALLAMTGFDAF